In the Arachis hypogaea cultivar Tifrunner chromosome 20, arahy.Tifrunner.gnm2.J5K5, whole genome shotgun sequence genome, ATAGTCACTTATATTAAAACAAttgttatttctttattttattttaaaaaaatattactcaaATTTTCAgggtctatatatatatagtccaAAAGACTTGAATTTTTCTGTTGTTTGAAAACTAcctttcataatttttaattattagtgatATTATTGTTTATTGAAAACAAAGTATCCAGAGGTATGCATCAAAGAATGATTAGAATATCTATAGACTACTCTATAGTTTTTTCTAGCTACTACAAATACCTTCACAAGTAAGATTGAATTGAAAGGTGCTTTGCCTTCCAATTGCATGTACACAGCTGGATGTATAAGAATCAAAATATTAAGTTCATTAAgtgggaaaaaaaaaatttaattggaGAAGCATCACTCAtagatattcaaaaaattttatctgGTTGGTTCATCATATTCATATAGGGTTAGGTAACCACTAAAAAATCAAAGATATAAAGACGAATGTATGGTTCTATTTCTTTCTATGTCATGTCTGCTTGCAAATGTAATTATGAGAAAGCCAataagttataactcaaatgacataatcttttcatatttaattaaagaagttgtgggttcgagtcttctatctttggtaaaaaaaaaatgtaattatgGGAAGGGAAATGCTAGAGGGACAATGACtttgttgaacaatatgaacaaccaccaatcaaataaaaacacactatacctccaaattaatattctaaattttaatattaaaataaccatccgtacactagtaaaatgaacatctgatatatctattgtttacattgtttaatattttcattgttcacctatacttttccttatggGAAATGCCCTTTTGGAAATAGTTTTtacttttttctaaaaaaaaagatttaattactctgctggtcctatagtttcgcaaaattttcaattaggtccctatacttttttttcttttaattgagtctttacactaattttttttttttaatttagtctctacacttttttttcttttatttaggtccttgtaccaattcttttttttttagttgggtccctataaaattaaaccaattactattaggagggacttaattgaaaaaaaagtttggtgcaaagacccaattaaaaaaaagtataaagatctaattgaaaattttacgaaactgacagagtaattaaacaaaaaaaagtggTTAATTACAGCTGCATGCACAATCATGCAAGTTGTAATTAATTGCTGTAAATACACACTATTATTACTATGCTTCTTTGTTATTTGAGAATGCTTGttggaagcaagagaaaaaatatacACAACCATTTCTTCTCTTTACGCTTTGTATAATTCTCCTGAtaaaagagaaacagtaatacccTCTATATATTGAGCCACAAGTTAATACTTgtcaaaatcttatccttttaatgCCTACTCTTGAATCTTGATGGCTTGATTTgtatgtctatatatatataatttaggtACGGTATGATTCGTAAAAATATGTTCACATGCTTAAGAATTTTGTATTGAAAGAAATATTTTGATATGAAATACTTTgtgtaaaatttttaagaatataaCAACATTCTCCGAGCCTCACACTTCCTCTTAGGATAAATTCCAAAACCTTTAAGAAAAAGCATGAAGAACAAGTAACAACATTATTGTCaactatattttatcttttacctAACTCTAGTAAAGAAGATTAAATTAAAGCTCTGTCAACGGTGAGTAGATAAAGTTGACATTgaccttttatatatatacttaatttaGAGCTCACGCTCTGCGCGgatgtatttaattatttatcatattGTATGATTGAGttattatatatgtaaatatataaatGGTGAAGAATTCgaatcttctaaattttaaattttactttagaagataaaatatgatctattattatttatttcataagtggaactaaaaaaaaatatttaattgtaagaaatttcattttattctttaaagtaaaaatctaaaatttagaaaatttaaatttaattgtgaAAGGAAATAATATgatttagttaataaaaatagattttgaaattaatgacCGAAAATCAATTCCCACCTAAATGTATGTATATTTCATGTAGATTAAGAATTAGTCCGTTAAGAATTTTTTGGTGGTCAAGAGATGACTACATGTATAATGcgagatttaaatttttaacacttATTTAATCGGACGAATTATAGCTAATAATTCGACTAATCTAAGTTGATTATTTCATGTAAGTTTTTTGGTTTCCTATGGTATCTCATAACCTGATAGACCAAAGACTAATCCGTCGCGATATTAAACTCTATTTAAGGGTTTGACGTTAGCCAATAAATTGCATAATTTACACATTACAATATCTGCTAGGCCCGTGATTTCAGTTCCTAAAAAGCCTATCATGTAGATGGCCTAATctacataattaaataatttaaattatattaaaaaataattaacaatttgACAATAGTTAATGTTATTATACGTTTATCATTTGAAAACAAAAAGCGAAGGCCAGTGGTTTTTTATAGTTGAAAGGAATCTAATATTTAATAAGAAATAATTATTCAAGAGAATTATAAATTTGTTTTTatgtcaattaaaaaaaataatttttaaattaatacattttaataattagtgatttaaatatatttatatttataatattatatgtaCTAATTGAATTGTATTTATTACAAAAGATTATAACTCACGCTAAAAATTATTTACAACATAATTTGCTGTCATGAATAagacattttaaaaataataatatttgtcttATATGAAAAatgaaccttttttttttcaaaaaacatggcaaatcaagaattGTCATCTGTGATATGATTTTCCTTCATATATAGGAGgtaaatacaatttattttatataatttaatttgatcaACTAAATATATTGTTCCATCTCTTCATATTGTTTTTACTTTCTTTCAAATTTAGCACTGCAATCAAGAAGGCAAAATCTATGTATTTGAGCAAAATAAGAGCACAATATATTGGtcgctttttaattttaatatggagcAAAAGTTGGGTTAGACGCATTTATGGAGAAGAAATGTGCTTGATATGTGTGTGGTGTCAGAACACCACAAATCAAACCATGCGAGTTTTTCATAGTTTGTCGGACGATTCGAGTTGTAGTTAAGAAAACGGATTCatataaaaattcatatatatatacaaaatgtaCCGTTCGATTTGCATGCtgtgaaattcaaatttcaacTCCTGCTAAATCGGACCCTCCAATTTGTTAAGCAATTTTTGCCAACACAAAACTCGCAGGGTGCGAATTCTAACTCCTGCCACTCATATAAAGCTGTCCCACAATTTAGTTTAGCATGCCCTATTTTTATATTCAGGTACATCACATTTATGAGTTCTATAACAAAAAAATTGAGCTTATATTAGTAGTTTGGTACGAGTTgggtttctttttatttttacctttccttttctttggtaCCGAAAATTTTCTCAATTAATACCAAATTCCAATGCCATAACATTAAGAAATTATCTACCTAAAGCAAAGACATTCAGAGTTCAACCCTCCCCTTTCAAGAATCTTGAAGGAGTCAATAAAGGAAAAATAGTGTAAAGGCAAAAAGTAGTGCTTTTGGTTCAAGgagcaagaaaaaaaaatcaacaatatgACTGAATAAATTATaggtatatttatataattataatggttgattttaatgactgatttgttaataaatttctaattttaagTGGAACCTACAcaacttttaaaacaaaaaaataaataaataaatgaaagaaaaagtggCTAAAAACCACTAGAGAGAAAGAGAGTTAAGCTTCTTTCGTtttggaagaaagaaagaaaaatgaaggagCGCCATCGTCgtgggagaagaagaaaatttggGGGAAAATGGCAAGTCATTTTTTATCCGATTGAATCAGTAAACTTGTtctatttcttatgaaattttagtatgttatttctggtgtagagatgaacattagaatataacttgctagttgtattACTTTCTCTTTtgtctgatttgagatacccactttgtagagggtttatgttgattccatcagttttgatgatgtattttgtttaTTGTTGAGATGTCCTAGTGCAACTAGGAAGACTGATTGTATACCCATTATTTTGATAGTGGAAGTTTTTACTGGACTAGGTCCCGTATATTTTTTGTCAATCTTTTGGAAATTTTCTCACATTAAAATTttggtgtctgattatttaatttctgccattatatttgTTGCCTAGAGTATCTTTGGTATTGTCTATTTAATCGCATAGGTtatggaaaaattatttttggtactTCCACTATTAGACAGAttcttgttttgaacctttgtTGAGTTTTTCCAATAAAGTGGTATCTAGAGCCTTGGTTGTTTATCTTTGTGCtgattaaatgaaaaaaaaatacccaTGGACCAAATATGGTTAGATTGAATTCCCAAAATTATTCGATTTGGAAGACCCTCGTGGAAGATATGTTGTATAGCAAGGACTTGTATGATACTGTGGAGGGAGATAAATCCAAAGGTACTAAATCCGATGTTGAATGGAAGAAACTGaatcggaaggcagttgctttgattaggcaatggctTGATCTTAGCGTGTATCCACATGTTGACACCGAAACGAATGTCGAGAATATGTGAAACAAATTGAAAGAGTTATATGAGAGGAAGAATGTGCAAAACAAAGCATTCTTGATTAGGAAGCTTGTCAATATGAAGTATAttgaaggtaaatcaatgccGGAGTACTTGAGCATTTTTCAGGAGACGATGAACCAACTGAcaaataataaaatcattttgaatgatgagttgcaagccttgttgttgttgagctTTTTGCCTGTAGTTGGAAAGTTCTGGTTGTGACACTAACTAACTCAGCTCAAAAAGAAAAGTTAACGTTAGCAATGGTTAAAGAGGGCATGTTGAATGAAGAAGTTAGAAGAAGAAAGCGAGGTTTGACTAATGCCTCCTCCCAGTCAGAAGCACTTGTTTCAGAGTCATAGGGGAGAAGTCAAGTAGAAAACCTCACCGTTCTGATAAGTCAGAAAGTCGAAGCAAGTCAAGAGAAAAGTACAAGCCAAGAAAGGAGTTTATTTGTCACTATTGTGGCAAGCCAgggcatatcaagaggtattgtaggtTCTTAAAAAGAGAACAATTAAGGGGAAGAAACGAatataaaggtaaagatagtgataaagaaacTACTGTTATTATTTATGAAGATGTCcttatcacatatgatgaaaattatgtgaatcttgtctgtaatgattccacttggattatggactctggtgcctcatgtcatgtcactTCGAGGCGTAAATTTTTCACTTTCTATACTGTTAgaaattttggcaagatcaaattagaagataaaggagtgtgtgatatcattggtatgggtgatatgtggcttgaaactaacatgggatgcaagttgcagttgaagaatgttaggcatgCACCAGATATGCGGTTCAATCTCATTTCAGTAAAGCCATTGGATCAAGAGGGGTATTGCACTTCCTTTGGTAGTGAAAAATGCAAGATTACCAAAGGGGCTCTCATTGTTGCTAAAGAAGACAATAGTCTCACTACTCTCTACCGGTTGCAAGAAAAGTTGTGCAAAGAAGAAATGAACGTAGCTGATGATTCCTCTTTTGATTTGTGGCATAtacgtcttggtcacttgagcgaGAAAGAACTAAACGTCTTAgccaagaagcactcacttcCCATGAAAtgtacaactttaaatacttgtactcattgttttgttggaaagcatgctagagtatcatttcatagTTCTAAacctcataggagatcacatgttctaAATTTAGTTCACACTGATGTTTGCACTATGGATGCTAAGACACTAGATAGTGCATCATaatttgttacttttattgatgattattctcgaaAAGTGTGGACTTTTGTTTTGAAATATAAAGACCAGGTGCTCAGaatcttcaaacactttcatgcaagtgttgaaagaAAAACAGGAAGGAAATTGAAATGTGTTCGAGCAGATAATGGTAGTGAATACAGGGGTCTGTTTGAAAGAGTATTGTAAAGGACATGTGATCAAGTTTGAGAATATGgttcctaagactcctcaacatattggagttgcagagagaatgaatcgcactatcaatgatagagtAAGGTGTATCATGTATGCTCTCTCATGTAAAGTTGCCTAAATCCTTTTGGGTGAAGTGATGAGAATTGCGGTAGATTTGATCAACCTTTCTCTTTTAGTTCCACTAAATGGTGATGTTCCAGAGAAAGTTTTGAGAGaaagatgtctcctatagtcacttgCGAGTGTTTGGCTGTAAGGcttttgttcacattccaagagatgaaaggtcCAAACTTGATGAAAAGTCAAAGCAATGTATTTTCATGGGTTATGGTTACGAAGACTTTGGTTACATATTATGGGATCTGGAGGGAAAAAATAATTAGAAGCCgagttgtgtttttttttttaaaaccaaactattgaagatcttGAGAAGACAGATAATCCAACAATAATTGTCAGACTTTATTTAATGATGAACCTGGTCCTTCCACTAGACCTCCTGTTGATGGGAgagatgtacaagttgataatgatggtgatgatttgcatgatgaaTCTACACCTTAACCTAAGGTACCAGATGCAGAAGTTTCACTAGATGTTGAAGTTCCACCTGAACCACCAGTTGAgcctgaattgagaagatctactagagGGCGTCATCTTTCTCAAaaatactctcctcatgagtatgtgatgaacatTGAGACTGGAGAGCCAAAGAGCTACCAGGAAGCTATGTCTGATGAGCATAAGGAAGATAggttgaaggccatgcaagaagaaatgaaattttTGCATGAGAATCATACGTTTGAATTGGTGAAGCTACCGAAGGGTAAGAGAGCATTCAAAAATAAATGGGTGTTCAAATTGAAAGCGGATAAAAATGTCTCACGACCAAGGTACAAAGCTCGATTGGTTATGAAAGgctttgagcaaaagaaaggtattgattttgaggagattttctctccagttgtaaagatgtcctctattcgagttgtgcttggattggcgactaacttgaatttagaggttgagcagcttgatgtgaagactgcattccttcatggtgacatagataaagaaatttatatggagcaaccagAGGATTTTGAGGTTAAAGGAAATGAGCATattgtatgcaagttgaagaagagcttatatgggcTGAAGCAAGAACCAAGGCGGTGCTACACGAAGTTTGATTCCTTTATAGAAGGTCATGGGTATAGTAAGAGTTCTTCTGATCATTGTGTGTATGTTAAGAAATTAtctgatggtgattttataattctcttgctttatgttgatgacatgttgattgttggtcatgaTACTAATAAGATTGAAAGTCTTAAAAAAGACTTGAATAGATCCTTTActatgaaggatttgggtcctgcaaagaaaatccttggcatgagtatcactcgtgacaggaagaatggaaaagtatattgagaaggttttagagaggtttaTCATGAGTAATTTCAAACTtgttagtactccacttgctagtcatttcaagctgagttcagcaatgtcctacaagtgagaaagagaaagtagaaatGAAGAAGATTCTATATGCATCTGCAGTTAGCAGTTTGATGTATGCCATGGTTTGCACCAGGCCAGATATTGCTCATGCTGTTGGAGTTGTCAatcggtttctctctaatcctggcaaggaacactggcaagcagtgaagtggattctcaaataccttaatggtactttcagagtttgtttatgctttgggagtggccaacctgtattggatggttacacagatgcAGATATGGTTGGGGATCTTGATTCAAGGaagtctacttctggttatatgatgacttttgcaggGGGAGCTGTGTCGTGGCAATCTCGACTTCAGAAATGTGTTACTTTGTATACTACAGAGGCAGAatacattgttgttgttgaagcttCTAAGGAACTCTTGTAGATGAAGAAATTTCTATAAAagttaggcatcaatcaagagaagtttgtgttattttgtgacagtTAGAGTGCTATCTATCTCAGCAAGAATCCGACATTTCATTCTAGATCGAAGCACATAGAAGTGACgtatcattggatacgtcaaACGCTTGAGATaaagtcatatgcacttgagaagatccatactgatgataatggtttaaatatgatgactaagagtttacctGCAGTAAAGTTTGATTCCTGTAAAGAAAAAACGGACTTGGTAGAGCAACCTATCCCCACTTGAATTGGTGAGGGGGAGATTTATTGGTGGATCCTCAATCTCAAGTGGGGTCCACAtaacttttaaaacaaaataaataaataaataaataaataaatgaaagaaaaagtggCTAAAAGCCGAAAGAGAAAGAGAGTTAAGCTTCTTTcgttttgaaagaaagaaagaaaaatgaaggagCGCCATAgatgagggagaagaagaaaatttggGGAAAAAGGGCAAGCCATTTTTGATCCGATTGAACCGGTAAATTTGTTTCATTTCTTAAGAAATTTTAGTGTGTTATTCTTGGTGTAGAGATGAatattaggatataacttgctaATTGTATTGTCTTCTCTTTTatctgatttgagatacccactttgtgaagggtttatgttgattccatcagttttgatAATATATTTTGTGATTGTTGAGTATCCTAGTTCTATTAGAAAGACTGATTGTGTACCTATTATTTTGACAGTGGAAGGTTTTACTGGACTAGATCTCGTggattttttgtccctcttttggagGTTTTCCCAtgttaaaattctggtgtctgattatttaatttctgtcattataTTTGCTGCCTGAAGTATCTTTAATATTGTTTATTTAATTGCACAGgttatagaaaaattatttttggtactTTCGCTGTTAGACAGATTCTTGTTTTAAACCTTTGTTGAGTTTTCTCAACAgattttaatatgtaaatagtatttttatttataatatgtatatttaattatataattatattatatatatattaaaattaattatcaaaatcaactactaatataaaatatataataaaatataactaaacattaaaattaaattgaacaacacgtatatttatatataaattcatAAGTAACTCATTTTAGTGTTTGTTGTTTATGTTTTGTCCCTGGATTTGTTTTCTCCatttaaagatataaaaaaagaaGCACTACTATAGATTTAGATTGTCAAAGGCTGGGTCACCATTGAAAGACACAAGAAATCTCTGGCGTAATATATTGTGGTCCATTTGGAATACGACCATTCCAAATTGTGGTGCATTATTTCGATGGACCCTTCATTCTATTTGATCGATCACTATATAGTCAAATTCCCTCATAAGTCATAATGCATACaatcataaatttattatattagaatttaattttataattaattaccttTTAAGTAAATTTTCATTAAATTTATTATGCGAtaaattacttttataaattttttttatgtgacgactcatatttaaatttaagaatatttcATGCAAAACTTCATGAGGGgaaaaaagaatatatatcatCAAAATGTGACTTGACAGTACCAAATGATAAAGCTATAGGCATCATGTGACAAGTATTTGTGCATTAATTTCATGAAATGATTGGATGGAGGAATATGGAGAAGAAGGGAGAAAACTTATtttaaataatgagaatttttaatttgGAGAATAAAGATATATAGGaaagttattaaattaaaataaacatacaTTGGTCATTTATTTATGTCCACTTCTTAATCTCTTTCACATTATTAACATGTTTTTACAATTCTCTTCTGAGTTGCTTTGCTCATGGTTTGATTTGATTGTTCTGATGATGATTCATCTGTTGGCTGTAAAATGCTGCCATGTTGTTCAACATATCCATATTAAGTGGCTGCAGTATCACATTTATATATTCTTTTTAATTAGTCCTTAATCACAAGAAGGAAAACAAAAAGTGTCtaacacataaaataaaaaactttttttttttttaaaggtggGTACAAATTATAGAATCACAAAATCCGAAAAGGTTATATACGGTagaaactcaagtgcagtcgacttcacgtgaaattgatagttgagagtcgttagatgaaaatttagtcaaatcagtcaaataatctaacggctctcaattatcaacttcacgtgaagtcgactgaaCCTGAGTTTTCACCGATATATATAATAGAGACAATTTATATAGCTTGTTTTGTCTCCTATCTAATACATTATTTTTTATTCCACTAAAATACTTATTGAACacaattttaaagaataaaaacaacATTTGCTAAACTAAATCATTGTaactatttaataaatattactttttaaggctttttaattatttataaatcaatctattattttttttttaaatcatgagaaatggaaagaaaacataggTTAATTGTtatattgattttcaaaaaattttaatcttataATACATCATTCAATGACACACCAAGATtaactaattcaaattaattctttttaaaaataaaaaaaaatcaataatgacATACTTGTGCAAAAGTAGGAGTCCCATATGAAGCAGAAGGCAGAGGAAATGAAGCATTGGTGCTTGAAGGCATCATCAAGGAAGGTGCAAGAAACATTGGAGCAGAGGCAGTGTTAGCAGCTCcaattgttgttgttggttgGATGAGTTGTGGAAACAATGGCCTAATTGGATTTGGAGCATTGTTTGCCATTGATCTTGCTAGCATAGACATTTGAAGTTGTTGTTGCATTATCATCTGTGGCATGCTCACACTCATCATCATTTCTATTTGTGCTTGAAGTTGTTTCAAGTACTTAATCACCTCATCCAACATTGAAGCTTTGTCTGtctgcaatttcaatttcattataTAAATAAAGACATTTAGGTTGTTCTTAGTAACTCGTAGCATATAAATTACTAGATATTCTATTGTCTTAATATTTTGAATGATATGATATCTTATTGTTCTTTACATTCATATCTCTTAGGACCGTCAAAATGGGTCAAATTTATTGGGCTAGCCCGTTTATCCATTTGAATGGGCGGGCTTTGCTTCCAAAATTAAGTCAATTTAAATTTTGGGCTAAACGGGCTGAGCCCGATTAACCCGAAAAAATAACGGAGTTGACTAGTCCGCGAATTAAACAGGTGGtccgtttaatttttttttttttacatttttttaaaaaaaagttgcaCTTTTAGTCTATATTTTTCTCGATCCgacccatcaactaaaaaaattattttttaaagatttttgacataattgtcaaaatattttttaaaaaataaaataaaagaataaacggACTAGCCCGTTTAACCCACGGACTAACCCGTTTAACCCACGAACTGACTATAAACAATTTTAACTGAAAAATTATGGCTCGTAAATAAAACGGTTTAAACGGTCCAGCCCATTTAATTCCGTTTAACTATTTGTTGATTATTCTCACTTCTCACCTTATTTGCATTAGGCACTAACCGCTGCAATGCTTTCATCTTCTGATTAATTCTATCTCTTCTTCTCTATATATAGACCAACAAAAAATCAAAGGATTCAAAGTTTGATTTCTAGTAATAAGCTAGAAGATTATTAGCAAAATATAAGTAATTAAGTAATAAAGAAAActtgaattatatattattagtattatttatttatttattaacccGCTCTGATTGATTATGGACGGCAGCAGTTCTATTTCTCCTTACAACTGATGATGATTTGCTCTGCCCTGTTTCACCTTTCCCACCATCTCTATCATTTTCATTATTCCGAACCTCCTGtttaaattcaaatcaatcaCTTGTATAAAATAtacgttaaaatataaaatatacattaaaaatatatatatttatacacaaataaataaataatgactgATTTTTTGTATACATGTGACATTTTTGTTACATTTAATCCCTAATAATACATTAGGCTACAATCATATATTATCATGCATATCAAGTTAGAACCAAGTTGATGAAATACTTAGTGCTTGTTTGGGcactattattttgataaaaaaagattttttttaataaaaaaagatattttttttattttttagcgtgtttggcaaatttcgaaTAGTGAAAATAGAAGcactagaaaaatcagaaaaacatcttttttgaaaagctgtaatttatatattttttttaaaagatttttttttttaaaaaaagatgtttttcatgtaataaataaacaaaaaggtatttttatattgttatatccaaacataattgataaataaaaagatctttttgcatgagatatccaaacataaaattatttttactttttcataagatcttttaaaaaaagataactcgaaaaaatttttttttttagaaactcacccaaacaaactcttaatagaaataaataataataataaaaaaggaagaGAGTAATTAAGGGTTACCGATCCACTTTGACAAGCAGAATCCTCCTCAAGAATCTTATCATTTTTGAAGCTTCTTGGACCAGAGTCAAGAGAAGGACACGTCATCATGGTTGTGATGTCATTGTTGTCCTTACAAAATGTGACACTAGCAGTAGCAACACCACATTTTctattattagtattatgatctTCTAATAACATCTTCTTAGTATTATTGATGCTAACATAATTAACATCTCTCCGATGTTGTTGTTGATCGGAATAAGAAGAATGTGATCTTTTCCTTGAAAGTGTTGGCACCATTTGATGATGTTCCCCTGAGGATGCAACAATGGAGCTTGTTGTGGTAGGAACATCAACATAAGCATGGTTGTCTTTTATGGTCAACTTTGACTTTTTATTGTTGCATGTGGCTTGTTGAACAATGGACTCTAATGTATCATGGGCCCTATTAACCCATATGGGCTTTTTTTGTGAAGTTGGATCAAGCCCACTGAGCCCATGCATTGATATCTGCCCATTTTCCCATGTCAGCTCTGCAATCTCATCATAATTATTAGCCCTGAAAAATCAAGCACAATACATATGAGACTTGATTTATTAGCAAAGTTTTAATTTTCCTCAAAATAGTTTAttaaattgagtttttttttttagattaaaaaagaCAATCGCGGTTATATTTAGTAAATCAAATAAGAGTAATTTTTAACATCTAGAATGAttttaatagatataaatataattaaaaaaagtaaaaaaaaaaacatagatatTTAGTGATATATAACATTATATtacatttttttatgaaaaatacaaggtatttataaaaaaataaaaactaatttttctgaGATGACAGATATTACTATTTCTCCATTATTATTTggctataatataataataagattaaaaataactttataattatacatatattataaCTGAGatcaataattaaattaattttgtaattgaaattattatttaaaaatactgAAATATCTGACATCATAATACATGTAAAATGCTTCCAATAAGATATTTTCATAACAAAGATATGTAGatgcaagaaaagaaaatgaacagtTGAACAAGATAACATGGGTATTC is a window encoding:
- the LOC112782948 gene encoding transcription factor PIF7 isoform X1: MSIMSSSSHQYLVPNWNMKQQQQQRQEQETLQLEEGITITKSSQAPPTTHLVPMANNYDEIAELTWENGQISMHGLSGLDPTSQKKPIWVNRAHDTLESIVQQATCNNKKSKLTIKDNHAYVDVPTTTSSIVASSGEHHQMVPTLSRKRSHSSYSDQQQHRRDVNYVSINNTKKMLLEDHNTNNRKCGVATASVTFCKDNNDITTMMTCPSLDSGPRSFKNDKILEEDSACQSGSEVRNNENDRDGGKGETGQSKSSSVVRRNRTAAVHNQSERRRRDRINQKMKALQRLVPNANKTDKASMLDEVIKYLKQLQAQIEMMMSVSMPQMIMQQQLQMSMLARSMANNAPNPIRPLFPQLIQPTTTIGAANTASAPMFLAPSLMMPSSTNASFPLPSASYGTPTFAQPLNMDMLNNMAAFYSQQMNHHQNNQIKP
- the LOC112782948 gene encoding transcription factor PIF7 isoform X2 is translated as MSIMSSSSHQYLVPNWNMKQQQQQRQEQETLQLEEGITITKSSQAPPTTHLVPMANNYDEIAELTWENGQISMHGLSGLDPTSQKKPIWVNRAHDTLESIVQQATCNNKKSKLTIKDNHAYVDVPTTTSSIVASSGEHHQMVPTLSRKRSHSSYSDQQQHRRDVNYVSINNTKKMLLEDHNTNNRKCGVATASVTFCKDNNDITTMMTCPSLDSGPRSFKNDKILEEDSACQSGSEVRNNENDRDGGKGETGQSKSSSVRRRDRINQKMKALQRLVPNANKTDKASMLDEVIKYLKQLQAQIEMMMSVSMPQMIMQQQLQMSMLARSMANNAPNPIRPLFPQLIQPTTTIGAANTASAPMFLAPSLMMPSSTNASFPLPSASYGTPTFAQPLNMDMLNNMAAFYSQQMNHHQNNQIKP